In the genome of Calditrichota bacterium, one region contains:
- the hxsC gene encoding His-Xaa-Ser system radical SAM maturase HxsC, producing the protein MIKKQGKTFNFSKSIIGRITHQKKSSFEDENCILILDEKEIKKFNNSNYSAIITNALPKNSLSSKIPILVMDDFHFLNENDIVEITSKGVLQVLFQSNSFHNALFVTEQCNSKCLMCSQPPREIDDIDYLFKINLKILSLINSKVTLLGITGGEPTLLNNKLSTLLAEISNKLPESEIHILSNGKKFCDFSFAKEIAKNCSPKMVFCIPLYSDNYLDHDYIVQARNSFNKTVQGLYNLARLNIRIEIRIVIHNLTLVRLNNLVRYIYFNFPFVEHIALMNLENTGYTRANKDVLDFNPKEYFETFKDAVLYLDENLMNVSLYNFPLCLIPKELWSFARKSISDWKNIYIDECLDCSVKNECGGLFNSAGIEFKQLIENVK; encoded by the coding sequence AAATCATCATTTGAAGATGAGAATTGTATTTTAATCTTGGATGAGAAAGAGATTAAGAAGTTTAACAATTCTAATTATTCAGCTATAATTACAAATGCCCTTCCTAAGAATTCTCTATCATCTAAAATTCCGATACTTGTCATGGATGATTTTCATTTTTTAAACGAGAATGACATTGTTGAAATTACATCAAAAGGCGTGTTACAGGTTCTTTTTCAAAGCAATTCTTTCCATAATGCATTATTTGTTACAGAACAATGTAATTCAAAATGCCTCATGTGTTCGCAACCACCAAGAGAGATCGATGATATTGATTACTTATTTAAAATAAATTTAAAAATCTTAAGTTTAATAAATTCGAAAGTTACTCTTCTAGGAATTACCGGTGGTGAACCAACTTTGTTAAATAACAAGTTATCAACGCTATTAGCTGAAATATCTAACAAGCTACCAGAGTCCGAAATACATATTCTTTCGAATGGAAAAAAGTTTTGTGATTTTAGCTTTGCCAAAGAAATTGCAAAAAACTGTTCTCCGAAGATGGTATTTTGTATACCGCTATATTCGGATAATTATTTAGATCATGATTACATTGTACAAGCACGAAATTCATTTAATAAAACCGTACAAGGTCTTTATAATTTAGCACGGCTAAATATTAGAATTGAAATAAGAATTGTTATTCACAACTTAACACTTGTACGGCTAAATAATTTAGTAAGATATATATATTTTAACTTCCCGTTTGTTGAACATATTGCCTTGATGAACCTCGAAAATACTGGGTATACAAGAGCAAACAAAGACGTTTTAGATTTTAATCCAAAGGAATATTTTGAAACATTTAAAGATGCTGTTTTATATTTAGATGAGAACCTTATGAATGTTTCGCTTTATAATTTCCCATTATGCTTAATTCCAAAGGAATTGTGGAGTTTTGCCAGGAAATCTATTTCAGATTGGAAAAATATATATATTGATGAATGTCTTGACTGTAGTGTAAAAAACGAATGTGGAGGACTTTTTAATTCAGCAGGAATTGAGTTCAAACAACTAATTGAAAACGTCAAATGA